A part of Gemmatimonadales bacterium genomic DNA contains:
- a CDS encoding DUF305 domain-containing protein produces MKRFAALLVPCALACGSTAGALAQVPADTVRGALLYTAADVDFMTGMIAHHAQAVAMSRWAPSHGASPSVRTLCERIINAQTDEIALMRRWLGDHHQPVPAPDPRGMSMPGMDQPMLMPGMLTPAQMAQLDSARGPEFDRLFLRLMIQHHSGAVTMVNALFARGAGEEETVYKFASDVYADQTTEIARMQRMLGTVLFGAPSQ; encoded by the coding sequence ATGAAACGCTTCGCGGCACTCCTCGTACCGTGCGCCCTTGCGTGCGGCAGTACGGCCGGCGCACTGGCCCAGGTCCCGGCGGACACCGTCCGGGGCGCGCTGCTTTACACCGCGGCAGACGTGGACTTCATGACCGGCATGATCGCGCACCACGCGCAGGCGGTCGCCATGTCCCGCTGGGCGCCGAGCCACGGCGCGAGCCCGTCGGTGCGCACGTTGTGCGAGCGCATCATCAACGCGCAGACGGACGAGATCGCACTGATGCGGCGCTGGCTCGGCGATCACCACCAGCCGGTGCCGGCCCCGGATCCGCGCGGCATGTCCATGCCCGGGATGGACCAGCCGATGCTGATGCCCGGCATGCTCACGCCGGCCCAGATGGCGCAGCTCGACTCCGCCCGGGGCCCCGAGTTCGACCGCCTGTTCCTGCGGCTCATGATCCAGCACCACAGCGGCGCCGTCACCATGGTGAACGCCCTGTTCGCCCGCGGCGCCGGGGAAGAGGAAACCGTCTACAAGTTCGCGTCCGACGTGTACGCCGACCAGACGACCGAGATCGCCCGCATGCAGCGGATGCTCGGCACGGTGCTGTTCGGCGCTCCCAGCCAGTGA
- a CDS encoding glycoside hydrolase family 2 TIM barrel-domain containing protein: protein MIPSPVRFPRSRAPNLARAVVVLAAAILIPANVLAQGTGRPFDTPVRDGPVPDWDNPGVVHRNTEAPRASFTAFATEAQALADGPIAPFWQTDHPTTAPWYRSLNGPWKFHYSPRPADRPMDFYRVGYDDRAWPTIPVPSNWERQGFGVAIYTNIKYPFHALSRPTPPELPADNPVGSYRHAFAVPAAWTGREIYLRFGAVSSAFYLWINGRIVGFSKDSKTPAEFDVTRYVHAGTNALAVEVYRWSDGSYLEDQDKWRLSGIFRDVYLYARPRVHIRDYFARASLAPDYRDGRLRVDVALQNTGAAAGTYAVELKLWDGGQVVATGRQTVSVRDSAAVSLELAVAAPRLWSAEQPNLYALTLALLGPAGRPVEVVNGRIGFRTTEVKGGRYLLNGKAIYLKGTNIHEINPVTAWVQDEATMRRDVQLMKEFNLNGMRFSHYPEPERFYELADEYGLYVIGEADIESHGMGYDKDVTLADKPEWALAHLDRTQRAVERDKNHPAVIIWSLGNEAGDGHNMLADYRWIHGRDSTRPVQYEREGIQTNAPERHSDLYVPMYPPIAYLERYARSDADRPLIMCEYAHAMGNSTGNLQEYWDVIKRYPKLQGGFIWDWVDQGLLEHDWYGRPYWTYGGDYGPPGVPSDGSFNDNGLVNPDRTPHPGLWEVKKVYQYVNFAPVDLAVGTVSVRNEYDFTDLHDFALHWRITGDGVPLDSGVVDSLAGAPGTVHTVALGYRLPAPQPGREYFLNLSLRRRAALGLVPAGHEVATEQFALSVAAPAPRVAAASLPALQLTQTDSSATVTGRDLAVRFDLGRGELASLRYRGTELVQRALQPYFWRPATDNDWGNGLPRRARAWRYAGENRAVTSAGVEQVAAGVVRVTIEQQLKDEAGLPIATFASTYTVLGSGDVLVDNTLTKASASLPELPRVGMSLILPGAFDHDEWLGRGPFENYWDRKTGAQVGRYASAVAGLYTPYVRPQENGNRTDVRWAALTDSSGVGLLAVGAPVLEVTALKNLPEDFETPEAGYVDRDQSVNRHVNDVRPRDLVWLDLDLHVMGVGGDNSWGAYTHDEYRMLAPSYHYAFRLRPFDSRAESADDLAREQFDDVAPVAHPATEVHP from the coding sequence ATGATCCCGAGCCCGGTGCGCTTTCCGCGGAGCCGTGCGCCGAACCTTGCCCGAGCGGTCGTTGTCCTCGCCGCCGCGATCCTGATTCCCGCGAACGTCCTGGCCCAGGGAACCGGCCGGCCGTTCGACACGCCGGTCCGCGACGGTCCGGTGCCCGACTGGGACAACCCCGGCGTGGTGCACCGGAACACCGAGGCGCCGCGGGCGAGCTTCACCGCGTTCGCGACCGAGGCGCAGGCGCTGGCGGACGGTCCGATCGCACCGTTCTGGCAGACCGACCATCCGACGACCGCGCCGTGGTACCGGAGCCTCAACGGGCCGTGGAAGTTCCACTACTCGCCCAGGCCTGCAGACCGGCCGATGGACTTCTATCGGGTGGGCTACGACGATCGCGCCTGGCCGACGATCCCGGTCCCGTCCAACTGGGAGCGCCAAGGGTTCGGCGTCGCGATCTACACCAACATCAAGTACCCCTTCCACGCTCTCAGCCGGCCCACGCCGCCCGAGCTCCCCGCAGACAACCCGGTCGGCTCCTATCGCCACGCGTTCGCGGTCCCCGCGGCATGGACCGGGCGCGAGATCTACCTGCGGTTCGGCGCGGTCAGCTCGGCCTTCTACCTGTGGATCAACGGCCGCATCGTCGGTTTCAGCAAGGACAGCAAGACGCCGGCGGAGTTCGACGTCACGCGGTACGTCCACGCCGGCACCAACGCGCTGGCCGTGGAGGTCTATCGCTGGAGCGACGGCAGCTACCTCGAGGACCAGGACAAGTGGCGGCTGAGCGGGATCTTCCGCGACGTGTATCTGTACGCACGTCCCCGCGTCCACATCCGCGACTATTTCGCCCGGGCGTCGCTCGCGCCGGACTACCGGGACGGCCGCCTGAGGGTTGACGTGGCGCTGCAGAACACCGGCGCGGCGGCGGGGACGTATGCCGTCGAGCTGAAACTCTGGGACGGCGGCCAGGTGGTGGCGACCGGCCGGCAGACCGTCTCCGTCCGCGATTCCGCGGCGGTGAGTCTCGAGCTGGCCGTCGCCGCGCCCCGCCTCTGGTCGGCGGAGCAGCCGAACCTCTACGCCCTGACGCTGGCGCTGCTGGGCCCGGCCGGCCGGCCGGTCGAGGTGGTGAACGGCCGGATCGGCTTCCGCACCACGGAGGTGAAGGGCGGCCGGTACCTGTTGAACGGCAAGGCGATCTACCTCAAGGGCACGAACATCCACGAGATCAATCCGGTGACCGCGTGGGTGCAGGACGAAGCCACGATGCGCCGCGACGTCCAGCTCATGAAGGAGTTCAACCTCAACGGCATGCGCTTCTCGCACTACCCGGAGCCGGAACGCTTCTACGAGCTGGCGGACGAATACGGCCTGTACGTCATCGGCGAGGCCGACATCGAGTCGCACGGGATGGGCTACGACAAGGACGTCACGCTGGCGGACAAGCCGGAGTGGGCGCTGGCCCACCTCGACCGCACCCAGCGGGCGGTGGAGCGGGACAAGAACCACCCGGCGGTGATCATCTGGTCGCTGGGGAACGAGGCCGGCGACGGGCACAACATGCTGGCGGACTACCGCTGGATCCACGGGCGGGACTCCACGCGCCCCGTGCAATACGAGCGCGAGGGGATCCAGACCAACGCCCCCGAGCGCCACTCGGACCTGTACGTCCCGATGTATCCGCCGATCGCGTACCTCGAGCGCTACGCCCGAAGCGACGCCGACCGGCCGCTGATCATGTGCGAGTACGCCCACGCCATGGGCAACAGCACCGGCAACCTCCAGGAGTACTGGGACGTCATCAAGCGCTATCCGAAGTTGCAGGGCGGATTCATCTGGGACTGGGTGGACCAGGGCCTGCTGGAGCACGACTGGTACGGGCGACCGTACTGGACCTACGGCGGCGACTACGGTCCGCCGGGCGTGCCGAGCGACGGCAGCTTCAACGACAACGGACTGGTGAACCCGGACCGCACGCCGCACCCGGGCCTGTGGGAGGTGAAGAAGGTCTACCAGTACGTGAACTTCGCGCCCGTGGACCTCGCCGTGGGGACGGTGTCGGTGCGGAACGAGTACGACTTCACCGACCTCCACGACTTCGCTCTGCACTGGCGGATCACCGGCGACGGCGTGCCGCTCGACTCCGGGGTCGTGGACTCGCTCGCCGGCGCGCCCGGAACCGTGCACACGGTGGCACTGGGCTACCGCCTGCCGGCGCCGCAGCCCGGACGGGAGTACTTCCTCAACCTGAGCCTCAGGCGTCGAGCGGCGCTGGGCCTGGTGCCGGCGGGGCACGAGGTCGCCACGGAGCAGTTCGCCCTGTCGGTGGCGGCGCCCGCGCCGCGTGTGGCCGCGGCCTCGCTCCCCGCGCTCCAGCTCACCCAGACGGACTCGAGCGCGACGGTGACCGGGCGCGACCTCGCGGTGCGCTTCGACCTCGGCCGCGGGGAGCTGGCGTCACTCCGCTACCGTGGGACCGAGCTGGTCCAGCGGGCCCTGCAGCCGTATTTCTGGCGCCCGGCCACGGACAACGACTGGGGGAACGGTCTGCCGCGGCGCGCCCGCGCCTGGCGCTACGCCGGCGAGAACCGCGCGGTCACGTCGGCTGGCGTGGAGCAGGTGGCGGCCGGCGTCGTCCGGGTGACGATCGAGCAGCAGCTGAAGGACGAGGCCGGCCTTCCGATCGCGACGTTCGCCAGCACGTACACCGTCCTCGGGTCCGGCGACGTGCTGGTGGACAACACGCTCACCAAGGCGTCCGCATCGCTGCCGGAGCTGCCGCGGGTCGGCATGAGCCTCATCCTGCCGGGCGCGTTCGACCACGACGAGTGGCTCGGCCGCGGCCCGTTCGAGAACTACTGGGACCGCAAGACGGGGGCGCAGGTTGGCCGGTACGCCAGCGCGGTCGCCGGCCTCTACACGCCGTACGTCCGGCCTCAGGAGAACGGCAACCGCACCGACGTGCGCTGGGCCGCGCTCACCGACAGCAGCGGGGTCGGGCTGCTCGCGGTGGGCGCCCCGGTCCTCGAGGTGACGGCCCTGAAGAACCTGCCCGAGGACTTCGAGACGCCCGAAGCGGGCTACGTGGACCGGGACCAGTCGGTGAACCGGCACGTCAACGACGTCCGGCCCCGCGACCTGGTTTGGCTCGACCTCGACCTGCACGTGATGGGCGTGGGCGGCGACAATTCCTGGGGCGCCTACACGCACGACGAGTACCGGATGCTGGCGCCGAGCTACCACTACGCCTTCCGTCTGCGTCCCTTCGATTCGCGTGCGGAGTCCGCGGACGATCTCGCGCGCGAGCAGTTCGACGACGTCGCGCCTGTCGCCCACCCGGCGACGGAGGTGCACCCCTGA
- a CDS encoding PepSY domain-containing protein — MQSVSLMAAALALIAAGGAPAQQPGPGRNPAAGYQREVPAALLRQAKVSEDSALKVAAARIPGGKVQAVELENEHGKLIWSWEFTLAGRPGVYECNVSALDGTIVGVEHEHPRAEHHDTTGARPRP; from the coding sequence ATGCAGAGCGTATCCCTCATGGCGGCCGCACTCGCGCTGATCGCGGCGGGCGGCGCCCCGGCGCAGCAGCCTGGCCCCGGGCGAAACCCGGCGGCCGGCTACCAGCGTGAGGTTCCAGCCGCCCTGCTGCGGCAGGCCAAGGTCAGCGAAGACTCGGCGCTCAAGGTCGCCGCCGCCAGGATTCCGGGCGGCAAGGTGCAGGCGGTCGAGCTGGAGAACGAGCACGGGAAGCTGATCTGGTCCTGGGAGTTCACGCTGGCGGGACGACCGGGTGTGTACGAGTGCAACGTCAGCGCGCTCGACGGCACCATCGTCGGCGTGGAGCACGAGCATCCGCGAGCCGAGCATCACGACACCACCGGGGCGCGACCCCGTCCCTAG
- a CDS encoding ferritin family protein, with protein MRDFHSLSDREVLALAISLEEEDERIYADYADGLRPNYPASAAVFEGMRGEESDHRRRLLELYRQRFGDHIPLIRRQDVRGFVQRAPVWLMQPLRLEKIRAQASAMELETRRFYEHAAARAQDVGTRQLLDDLAQAEISHADRAEQLESEKLGGGAKATEEESQRRLFVLQIVQPGLAGLMDGSVSTLAPIFAAAFATHATHDAFLVGLAASVGAGISMGFAEALSDDGTLTGRGHPWLRGAICGAMTALGGIGHSLPFLIPQFTVAMAVAIAVVVVELSAIAWVRHRYMDTPPIPAVVQVMVGGILVFAAGVLIGSS; from the coding sequence ATGCGCGACTTCCACAGCCTGAGCGACCGCGAGGTGCTCGCTCTGGCCATCTCGCTCGAAGAAGAGGACGAGCGGATCTACGCCGATTACGCGGACGGCCTGCGGCCGAACTATCCGGCCTCGGCGGCGGTCTTCGAGGGCATGCGGGGCGAGGAGTCCGACCATCGCCGGCGCCTGCTCGAGCTCTACCGGCAGCGGTTCGGCGACCACATTCCGCTGATCCGGCGCCAGGACGTGCGCGGGTTCGTGCAGCGCGCCCCGGTGTGGCTGATGCAGCCGCTGAGGCTGGAGAAGATCCGCGCCCAGGCGAGCGCCATGGAGCTGGAGACCCGGCGCTTCTACGAGCACGCCGCCGCGCGAGCCCAGGACGTCGGGACGCGGCAGTTGCTCGACGACCTCGCGCAGGCCGAGATCTCGCACGCCGACCGCGCCGAGCAGCTGGAGAGCGAGAAGCTCGGCGGCGGCGCGAAGGCGACCGAGGAGGAGTCGCAGCGCCGCTTGTTCGTCCTGCAGATCGTGCAGCCGGGCCTGGCGGGGCTGATGGACGGCTCGGTCTCGACGCTGGCGCCGATCTTCGCGGCGGCGTTCGCGACGCACGCCACCCACGACGCGTTCCTGGTCGGGCTCGCCGCCTCCGTGGGCGCCGGCATCAGCATGGGGTTCGCCGAAGCGCTCTCGGACGACGGGACGCTGACGGGCAGGGGCCATCCGTGGCTGCGCGGGGCGATCTGCGGCGCGATGACGGCGCTCGGGGGGATCGGCCACTCCCTCCCGTTCCTGATCCCCCAGTTCACGGTGGCGATGGCGGTCGCGATCGCGGTCGTGGTCGTGGAGCTGAGCGCCATCGCCTGGGTGCGCCACCGCTACATGGACACGCCCCCGATCCCGGCCGTGGTCCAGGTGATGGTCGGGGGCATCCTGGTGTTCGCGGCAGGCGTGCTCATCGGGAGCTCGTGA
- a CDS encoding RsmD family RNA methyltransferase: protein MRIVAGRFEGRDLVSPNDFRVRPTAEAVRAALLDALAAEVGGARVLDLFAGTGALGLEALSRGARSADFVEFRPASLHALKANVVALGLKPQTRIFKRDAVPFAEALGADSYDVAFADPPYGSKILDRVIAAWRRSGFARVFAIEHDPAHDLPAGVRRMDFAEAAVTIYRL, encoded by the coding sequence ATGAGGATCGTAGCCGGACGGTTCGAGGGCCGGGACCTTGTCTCGCCGAACGATTTCCGCGTGCGGCCGACCGCCGAAGCCGTGCGCGCGGCGTTGCTCGATGCGCTCGCCGCGGAGGTCGGTGGCGCCCGCGTCCTCGACCTGTTTGCCGGCACGGGAGCGCTGGGGCTCGAGGCCCTCTCGCGCGGCGCGCGCAGCGCGGACTTCGTCGAGTTTCGGCCGGCGAGCCTCCACGCGCTCAAGGCCAATGTCGTGGCCCTCGGGCTCAAGCCGCAGACCCGCATCTTCAAGCGCGACGCGGTCCCGTTCGCCGAGGCGCTCGGCGCCGACAGCTACGACGTCGCGTTCGCCGATCCGCCGTACGGCTCGAAGATCCTCGATCGCGTGATCGCGGCGTGGCGGCGGAGCGGCTTCGCGCGGGTCTTCGCGATCGAGCACGACCCGGCGCACGACCTGCCGGCCGGCGTCCGTCGGATGGACTTCGCCGAGGCCGCCGTGACGATCTACCGGCTCTAA
- a CDS encoding alpha-L-arabinofuranosidase C-terminal domain-containing protein: MRGRSATLAVASLLVLAGVAVAQAPVRIVINADLGETTISRYIYGQFGEDLGRNIYDGFWTRAGTGQWHLRDDVIEALRRIQVPTLRWPGGCFADYYHWRDGIGPRDQRPKMVNTVWGGVTEDNSFGTHEYLELIHRLGAEPFIVGNVGSGTVEEMSKWWEYLHAPTGSPLGDERAANGHPEPYDVRFWGVGNESWGCGGAMTPQAYADNYKRYAEYLRGARPFRIASGPNSDDYAWTETMMREAGRMIDGLDLHYYTLVGSWAHKGSATDFGEQGWFTALQHAERMDTLIARHATIMDRYDPEKRVWLIVGEWGMWHDPEPGSTPGFLYQQNTLRDAVVAGLHLNIFNSHADRVRMANLAQTVNVLQAMILTQGDQMILTPTYWVFDMYKVHQDATLLPLHISSDAYTFNGQSVPAVSASASRDKDGRIHLTLVNLDPDRGRMVQVDIRGQRVSSVGGRLLTATAMNADNTFEQPNAVQPVDFQGARLTGGNLTLDLPSKSVVVVELR; encoded by the coding sequence ATGCGAGGACGCAGCGCGACCCTGGCTGTAGCGTCTCTCCTGGTGCTGGCTGGCGTCGCCGTCGCCCAGGCGCCGGTCCGCATCGTGATCAACGCCGATCTCGGCGAGACCACCATCAGCAGGTACATCTACGGCCAGTTCGGCGAGGACCTCGGGCGCAACATCTACGACGGGTTCTGGACCAGGGCCGGCACGGGCCAGTGGCATCTGCGCGACGACGTGATCGAGGCGCTGCGGCGGATCCAGGTCCCGACCCTGCGCTGGCCGGGCGGCTGCTTCGCGGACTACTACCACTGGCGCGACGGCATCGGGCCGAGGGACCAGCGGCCGAAGATGGTCAACACCGTCTGGGGCGGCGTGACGGAGGACAACAGCTTCGGCACCCACGAGTACCTGGAGCTGATCCACCGCCTGGGCGCCGAGCCGTTCATCGTCGGGAACGTCGGCAGCGGCACGGTCGAGGAGATGTCGAAGTGGTGGGAGTACCTCCACGCGCCGACCGGGAGCCCGCTGGGCGACGAGCGCGCGGCGAACGGCCATCCCGAGCCGTACGACGTCCGCTTCTGGGGCGTGGGCAACGAGAGTTGGGGCTGCGGCGGCGCGATGACCCCGCAGGCCTACGCGGACAACTACAAGCGCTACGCGGAGTACCTGCGCGGCGCCCGGCCGTTCCGCATCGCCTCCGGCCCCAACTCGGACGACTACGCCTGGACCGAGACGATGATGCGCGAGGCCGGCCGGATGATCGACGGCCTCGACCTGCACTACTACACGCTGGTCGGATCGTGGGCGCACAAGGGGTCGGCCACGGACTTCGGCGAGCAGGGCTGGTTCACGGCCCTGCAGCACGCGGAGCGCATGGACACGCTGATCGCGCGCCATGCCACGATCATGGACCGGTACGATCCCGAGAAGCGCGTGTGGCTCATCGTGGGCGAATGGGGCATGTGGCACGACCCGGAGCCGGGCTCCACGCCGGGGTTCCTCTACCAGCAGAACACGCTGCGGGATGCCGTGGTCGCCGGCCTGCACCTCAACATCTTCAACAGCCACGCGGACCGGGTGCGCATGGCCAACCTCGCGCAGACCGTCAACGTGCTGCAGGCGATGATCCTGACCCAGGGCGATCAGATGATTCTCACGCCCACCTACTGGGTCTTCGACATGTACAAGGTGCACCAGGACGCGACGCTGCTGCCGCTTCACATCAGTTCCGACGCCTACACGTTCAACGGTCAGTCCGTGCCGGCCGTCAGCGCATCCGCCTCGAGGGACAAGGACGGGCGCATCCACCTCACGCTCGTGAACCTGGACCCCGACCGCGGCCGCATGGTGCAGGTCGACATCCGCGGGCAACGGGTCTCCAGCGTCGGCGGGCGCCTGCTGACGGCGACGGCGATGAACGCCGACAACACGTTCGAGCAGCCGAACGCGGTCCAGCCCGTGGACTTCCAGGGGGCCAGGCTCACCGGCGGCAACCTGACGCTGGACCTGCCCTCCAAGTCGGTCGTCGTCGTCGAGCTGCGTTGA
- a CDS encoding HoxN/HupN/NixA family nickel/cobalt transporter gives MLRFLSRFFHDDVAFARGRTVALYAVLAAANAGAWLWAVTAFRAYPLLLGTALLAYSLGLRHAIDADHIAAIDNVTRTLMQEGKRPVAVGFFFSLGHSTVVVLAAVAIAATASALSTRLASFRTVGGVVGTSASAAFLLLIAVMNLFILVSLYRTFHGVRTGRRYEPESLEELLAAGGPLARVLRPLFRMIRRSWHMYPLGLLFGLGFDTATEIGLLAISAAEAAKGMPIWSILVFPALFTAGMSLVDTTDSVLMVGAYGWAFTRPIRKLYYNLTITSISVLVALLVGGVEALALLADRLHLSGGLWSVAVALNGDIGSFGYLIVAVFVACWLVSAAIYRLKGYDALELAEPAALGDAEPR, from the coding sequence ATGCTGCGCTTCCTGTCCCGCTTCTTCCACGACGACGTCGCGTTCGCCCGCGGCCGGACCGTCGCGCTCTACGCGGTGCTGGCGGCCGCCAACGCCGGGGCGTGGCTGTGGGCGGTCACCGCGTTCCGCGCCTACCCGCTGCTGCTCGGCACGGCGCTGCTGGCCTACAGCCTCGGCCTGAGACACGCCATCGACGCCGATCACATCGCCGCGATCGACAACGTCACCCGCACGCTGATGCAGGAGGGGAAACGGCCGGTCGCGGTGGGGTTCTTCTTCTCGCTCGGCCACTCCACCGTCGTGGTGCTGGCCGCCGTGGCGATCGCCGCGACGGCGTCCGCCCTGAGCACCCGGCTGGCGTCGTTCCGGACGGTGGGCGGGGTCGTGGGCACCTCCGCTTCGGCGGCGTTTCTCCTGCTCATCGCGGTGATGAACCTGTTCATCCTCGTGTCGCTGTACCGCACGTTCCACGGGGTGCGCACCGGGCGCCGCTACGAACCCGAGAGCCTGGAGGAGCTCCTCGCCGCGGGCGGGCCGCTGGCGCGCGTGCTGCGCCCGCTGTTCCGCATGATCCGGCGCAGCTGGCACATGTACCCGCTGGGACTGCTGTTCGGGCTCGGGTTCGACACCGCCACCGAGATCGGCCTGCTGGCCATCTCCGCCGCCGAGGCTGCGAAGGGCATGCCGATCTGGTCCATCCTGGTCTTCCCGGCCCTGTTCACCGCCGGGATGTCGCTTGTGGACACGACCGACAGCGTGCTGATGGTGGGCGCCTATGGCTGGGCGTTCACGCGGCCCATCCGCAAGCTGTACTACAACCTCACCATCACGTCGATCTCGGTGCTGGTGGCGTTGCTGGTCGGCGGCGTCGAGGCGCTCGCCCTGCTGGCGGACCGCTTGCACCTGAGCGGCGGCCTGTGGAGCGTCGCCGTGGCCCTCAACGGCGACATCGGGAGCTTCGGCTACCTGATCGTCGCCGTGTTCGTCGCGTGCTGGCTGGTCTCCGCCGCCATCTACCGCCTGAAGGGGTACGACGCGCTCGAGCTGGCGGAGCCCGCCGCGCTCGGAGACGCGGAGCCTCGCTGA
- a CDS encoding protein kinase — protein sequence MSTCVTCSRELSPETAYCPACGTPNPEATTETMRTSASHAARAMAPTDLAWQLQKALGPNYLVEHELGEGGFAHVFAVTDRKLSRQIAVKVLRPEFTGSRASVLRFIREAESAAKLHHPNILSIFFVGEGEGLVYFGMPLVHGETLDARLRREGQLPEAEVIRIGGDIADALADAHAQSLVHRDIKPQNVMLQGEQRRVLVADFGIAKAAAGSGERLTGTGTVIGSPHYMSPEQAAGGLEVDGRSDIYSLGIVLWEMLAGEVPFDGPTTQGILIQHLTKAMPGLRTRRPNVSTQLDRIVARCTEKKPADRFQTASELAAALKARATAAALAAAEQRRFPFARAAAVLGAVVVVVGGGALLAKSFRAPRAASGARAPEAAPHGAAAQGQVHPAPRARPVPAQPPRKVQLAPTEVTLTVGATHKLTALAYDADGNVILSGLRYHWTSSNPQVARVSSSGTVTALSQGKATIRAEAAASGSPPRSGTADVTVRRRAP from the coding sequence ATGTCAACCTGCGTCACCTGCAGTCGAGAGCTGTCGCCCGAGACGGCGTACTGCCCGGCCTGCGGCACGCCCAACCCCGAGGCGACGACGGAGACGATGCGGACGTCCGCGAGCCATGCGGCGCGCGCGATGGCCCCGACCGACCTCGCCTGGCAGCTGCAGAAGGCACTGGGCCCGAACTACCTCGTCGAGCACGAGCTGGGCGAGGGCGGATTCGCCCACGTATTCGCCGTCACCGACCGCAAGCTGTCGCGGCAGATCGCCGTCAAGGTCCTCCGCCCCGAGTTCACCGGCAGCCGCGCGAGCGTCCTCCGCTTCATCCGCGAGGCGGAGTCGGCGGCGAAGCTGCACCACCCCAACATCCTCTCCATCTTCTTCGTGGGCGAGGGCGAGGGGCTGGTCTACTTCGGGATGCCGCTCGTGCACGGGGAGACGCTCGACGCGAGGCTCAGGCGCGAGGGACAGCTCCCCGAGGCGGAAGTGATCCGGATCGGCGGCGACATCGCGGACGCCCTCGCGGACGCGCACGCGCAGAGCCTGGTGCACCGCGACATCAAGCCGCAGAACGTGATGCTGCAGGGCGAGCAGCGGCGGGTGCTGGTGGCCGACTTCGGGATCGCGAAGGCCGCGGCGGGCAGCGGCGAGCGGCTCACGGGGACGGGCACGGTCATCGGCTCGCCGCACTACATGAGTCCCGAGCAGGCCGCCGGCGGCCTGGAGGTGGACGGGCGCAGCGACATCTACTCCCTCGGCATCGTCCTGTGGGAGATGCTCGCCGGCGAGGTGCCGTTCGACGGCCCGACCACCCAGGGCATCCTGATCCAGCATCTCACCAAGGCCATGCCGGGGCTCAGGACCCGGCGGCCGAACGTGAGCACCCAGCTCGACCGGATCGTGGCGCGCTGCACCGAGAAGAAGCCCGCGGACCGCTTCCAGACGGCGAGCGAGCTGGCGGCGGCGCTGAAGGCGCGCGCGACGGCCGCGGCCCTGGCCGCGGCCGAGCAGCGCCGGTTCCCGTTCGCCCGCGCCGCGGCCGTGCTGGGCGCGGTGGTCGTGGTCGTCGGGGGTGGAGCCCTGCTCGCGAAGTCGTTCCGGGCACCTCGCGCGGCCTCGGGCGCCCGCGCCCCCGAGGCCGCGCCGCACGGTGCGGCGGCGCAGGGACAGGTCCACCCGGCCCCGCGCGCCCGCCCCGTGCCGGCGCAACCGCCCCGCAAGGTGCAGCTGGCGCCGACCGAGGTGACGCTGACCGTCGGCGCGACGCACAAGCTGACGGCACTCGCCTACGACGCGGACGGCAACGTCATCCTGTCCGGCCTGCGCTACCACTGGACGTCCAGCAACCCGCAGGTGGCCCGCGTCTCCTCGTCGGGGACCGTCACCGCTCTGTCGCAGGGGAAGGCGACCATCCGCGCGGAGGCTGCCGCCTCCGGATCGCCGCCCAGGAGCGGGACCGCAGACGTCACGGTGAGGCGGCGCGCGCCCTAG